Proteins from one Capricornis sumatraensis isolate serow.1 chromosome 2, serow.2, whole genome shotgun sequence genomic window:
- the LOC138072989 gene encoding olfactory receptor 4L1-like, with product MDLKNGSVVTEFILQGFSAGWGLQIVFFVTFSLIYGATVLGNALIMVTVTCSPTLHSPMYFLLGNLSFLDMCLSSVTTPKMIRDLLTEHKTISIRGCMAQMFFMHLFGGAEMTLLVAMAFDRYVAVCKPLHYRKIMNHRLLNGFVVLSWTIGFTHTMSQMVLTVNLPFCGPCVIDSIFCDLPLVIKLACVETYTLELFVIADSGLLSLTCFLLLLVSYTVILATVQRRSSGGLSKALSTLSAHITVVSLFFGPCIFIYAWPFKSFARNKVLAVFYTVITPLLNPIIYTLRNQKMQEAMKKLRFQNVSST from the coding sequence ATGGATCTGAAAAATGGATCTGTAGTGACTGAGTTTATTTTACAAGGATTTTCTGCAGGATGGGGACTTCAGATTGTCTTCTTCGTGACATTCTCCTTGATCTATGGGGCTACTGTGCTGGGCAACGCTCTCATTATGGTCACAGTGACATGCAGTCCCACCCTTCATTCTCCCATGTACTTCCTCCTTGGAAACCTCTCCTTTTTGGACATGTGTCTCTCCTCGGTCACCACACCCAAGATGATCAGAGACTTGCTCACTGAACACAAGACCATCTCTATAAGGGGATGCATGGCTCAGATGTTCTTTATGCACTTGTTTGGAGGTGCTGAGATGACTCTTCTGGTAGCCATGGCTTTTGACAGATATGTGGCCGTATGTAAACCCCTGCACTACAGGAAAATCATGAACCACAGGTTACTGAACGGGTTTGTTGTACTCTCATGGACAATTGGTTTTACACACACCATGAGTCAGATGGTATTAACTGTAAACCTGCCTTTCTGTGGCCCCTGTGTCATAGACAGTATATTCTGTGACCTTCCCCTTGTGATTAAGCTTGCGTGTGTAGAGACATACACCCTGGAACTATTTGTCATTGCTGACAGTGGGCTGTTGTCCCTCACGTGTTTTCTCCTCCTGCTTGTCTCCTACACGGTCATCCTGGCCACTGTGCAACGAAGGTCATCTGGAGGCCTCTCCAAAGCTCTGTCCACACTGTCTGCCCACATCACTGTGGTCAGTCTGTTCTTTGGGCCGTGTATCTTCATCTATGCCTGGCCTTTCAAGAGTTTTGCCAGAAATAAAGTGCTTGCTGTATTTTACACTGTTATCACACCCTTATTGAATCCTATTATTTACACCTTGAGAAATCAGAAAATGCAAGAGGCCATGAAAAAATTAAGGTTCCAAAATGTTAGCTCCACATAG